A single region of the Corallococcus macrosporus genome encodes:
- a CDS encoding helix-turn-helix transcriptional regulator, translating into MRADRLVHLLMRLQARPRSTVGELARELQVSSRTVHRDLDALSTSGVPVYATRGAAGGVALMEGWRTQLTGLTRPELQALATVGAPGALDDLGLSTPLRTGLVKLAAALPALQQPALEHARQRLHVDASGWFTGREPLPHLGKLRDAAWQDRRVSLSYEDFDGARSRRTVDPYGLVIKADRWYLVAGTDKGPRVFRGGRIADVRLRPQGFTRPHGFDLPAFWKDWCARFAVERPRYDVTLSCTTEGEAALRKVRPPADGERIDKAPAARGGKRKVTLDFEREAIAVSQLCEIGAGVEVLAPEPLRLRLAALAASLQALYGGPGQKRPGRRAR; encoded by the coding sequence ATGCGCGCGGATCGCCTCGTCCACCTCTTGATGCGCCTCCAGGCCCGCCCGCGCAGCACCGTGGGCGAGCTGGCGCGCGAGCTCCAGGTCTCCAGCCGGACGGTGCACCGCGACCTCGACGCCCTCTCCACGTCGGGCGTCCCCGTCTACGCGACGCGAGGCGCGGCGGGCGGCGTGGCGCTGATGGAGGGCTGGCGCACGCAGCTCACCGGCCTCACGCGTCCGGAGCTCCAGGCCCTGGCCACGGTGGGAGCCCCCGGCGCGCTGGACGACCTGGGCCTGTCCACGCCGCTGCGCACGGGCCTGGTGAAGCTGGCGGCGGCCCTCCCCGCCCTCCAGCAGCCCGCGCTGGAGCACGCGCGCCAGCGGCTCCACGTGGACGCCTCTGGCTGGTTCACCGGCCGCGAGCCCCTGCCGCACCTGGGCAAGCTGCGCGACGCCGCCTGGCAGGACCGCCGCGTGTCATTGAGCTACGAGGACTTCGACGGCGCCCGCTCCCGCCGGACGGTGGACCCCTACGGGCTCGTCATCAAGGCGGACCGCTGGTACCTCGTCGCCGGGACGGACAAGGGCCCCCGCGTCTTCCGGGGCGGGCGCATCGCGGACGTGCGGCTGCGCCCCCAGGGCTTCACCCGTCCCCACGGCTTCGACCTGCCCGCGTTCTGGAAGGACTGGTGCGCGAGGTTCGCCGTGGAGCGTCCCCGCTACGACGTCACCCTCTCCTGCACGACGGAAGGCGAAGCGGCGCTGCGGAAGGTGCGTCCCCCGGCCGACGGTGAGCGCATCGACAAGGCGCCCGCGGCACGCGGTGGGAAGCGGAAGGTGACGCTGGACTTCGAGCGGGAGGCCATCGCGGTCTCCCAGCTGTGCGAAATCGGGGCGGGCGTGGAGGTGCTCGCCCCGGAACCGCTGCGCCTGCGGCTGGCCGCGCTGGCGGCCTCACTGCAGGCGCTCTACGGCGGGCCCGGCCAGAAGAGGCCGGGCCGCCGCGCCCGCTAG
- the lpdA gene encoding dihydrolipoyl dehydrogenase, translating to MAETFDVVIIGSGPGGYVGAIRAAQLGLKTAIIEKDKRLGGTCLHRGCIPTKSLLWTASLFHHIKESSDFGIDVANPTVNWANAQKHKDKVVTKGANGIDFLMKKNKITVVKGHGRIAGKGKVEVTAEDGSKQTLETKNIIIATGSVPKSLPNVAVDHKRVMNSDSILTIDRIPKSIIVLGAGAVGCEFASVFNHVGSKTAIVEYMPALLPIEDADISKELDKIFRRRGIDVHTGSAVQKVEHTADGVRVTMKVGEETKTLEAEILLSAVGRAPVTEDVGLNKTSIQVDRGFIKVDTMCRTSEPNVYAIGDVIPTPMLAHMASAECVMVVEHIAGKNPAPINYDLTPSATYCYPEVASVGLTEKKAKERGYDVKVGIAPFGAVTKSAISNESIGMIKIVSDRKYDEVLGIHIIGPHATELLAEACVAMKLEITTEELAHTIHAHPTLSEIMHEGAEATLGHPLHF from the coding sequence GTGGCTGAGACTTTCGACGTGGTGATCATCGGCTCGGGTCCTGGCGGCTATGTGGGCGCCATCCGCGCGGCCCAGCTCGGGCTGAAGACGGCCATCATCGAAAAGGACAAGCGCCTGGGCGGGACGTGTCTGCACCGCGGGTGCATCCCCACCAAGTCGCTCCTGTGGACGGCGTCGCTCTTCCACCACATCAAGGAGTCGTCCGACTTCGGCATCGACGTGGCGAACCCCACCGTGAACTGGGCCAACGCCCAGAAGCACAAGGACAAGGTCGTCACCAAGGGTGCCAACGGCATCGACTTCCTGATGAAGAAGAACAAGATCACCGTGGTGAAGGGCCACGGGCGCATCGCCGGCAAGGGCAAGGTGGAGGTCACGGCGGAGGACGGCTCCAAGCAGACCCTGGAGACGAAGAACATCATCATCGCCACGGGCTCCGTGCCCAAGTCCCTGCCGAACGTGGCGGTGGACCACAAGCGGGTGATGAACAGTGACTCCATCCTGACCATCGACCGCATCCCCAAGAGCATCATCGTCCTGGGCGCCGGCGCGGTGGGCTGCGAGTTCGCCTCCGTGTTCAACCACGTGGGCAGCAAGACGGCCATCGTGGAGTACATGCCCGCGCTGCTCCCCATCGAGGACGCGGACATCTCCAAGGAGCTGGACAAGATCTTCCGCCGCCGCGGCATCGACGTGCACACGGGCTCCGCGGTGCAGAAGGTGGAGCACACGGCGGACGGCGTGCGCGTCACCATGAAGGTGGGCGAGGAGACCAAGACGCTGGAGGCCGAGATCCTCCTGTCGGCGGTGGGCCGCGCGCCCGTCACCGAGGACGTGGGCCTCAACAAGACGTCCATCCAGGTGGACCGCGGCTTCATCAAGGTCGACACGATGTGCCGCACCAGCGAGCCCAACGTCTACGCCATTGGCGACGTCATCCCGACGCCGATGCTGGCGCACATGGCCAGCGCCGAGTGCGTGATGGTGGTGGAGCACATCGCCGGGAAGAACCCCGCGCCCATCAACTACGACCTCACCCCGTCCGCCACGTACTGCTACCCCGAGGTGGCGTCCGTGGGCCTCACGGAGAAGAAGGCCAAGGAGCGCGGCTACGACGTGAAGGTGGGCATCGCCCCCTTCGGCGCCGTCACCAAGTCGGCCATCTCCAACGAGTCGATCGGCATGATCAAGATCGTCTCCGACCGGAAGTACGACGAGGTGCTGGGCATCCACATCATCGGGCCGCACGCCACGGAGCTGCTCGCCGAGGCCTGCGTCGCGATGAAGCTGGAGATCACCACCGAGGAGCTGGCCCACACCATCCACGCGCACCCGACGCTCTCCGAGATCATGCACGAGGGCGCCGAGGCCACGCTGGGTCACCCGCTGCACTTCTAG